In Shewanella glacialimarina, the genomic stretch AATGCAGCCAACGCCGCCACTAGTGCATCTCGCTTACCTGTTTTGGCGACAAATTGTGCTACACATACTAACTGGGTGTTATTGATTACATAATCAGACATTAAATTTTCCTTTAAAATTGGTAAAGCATATCAATATGGGGGATTCCATCTTCTAAATAAACCTCGGAATGGCTAATAAAACCAAGGCGCTGATAAAATTTTTGTAGATGTTCCTGTGCGCCAATTTGCACCCCAGCATTGGGCCAATACGCCAATACTTTTGGTAATGCCTGTTGCATTAATGACTCTGCTAAGCCCTGGCCGCGGTGGCTAGATGCAACAACAACCCGTCCAATACTGGCTTGCGGGTAACTTAATCCTGGAGGCAAAATACGGCAATAAGCCACTAAATGCCCGTCTCTGTCCTGTATAACCATGTGCTGAGTTTGTGGATGTCGATCTTTTTCATCCAATTCAGGATAGGGGCAATTTTGCTCAACGACAAACACATCAACTCGCAGTTTCAGTATTTCGTAGAGCTCATCTCGGGTTAATTGTTCGAATCTCAGGCTACGTGAAATCACTATAAATTCCTTTTCCTCTGTTTAATTTGACCATATTGTAGCATTACTTAACACGCTAATATCTCAAGTGCCAACACGGCATTTTATATGCCAAAGTGATAGCACAAATAACGCTAATCCTAGATTAAAATATTATATATTAGCCCTAGATGAAACCAAACGAATTAGTGCTACGCTACTTTTACCAACTAGGTTAAGCACAAAAACAGCGTAACCGTTAATAAATTAATTCTTCATTATCTATCCTACTTTTTTTGGAGCACAACATGAGTAAAGAACGCAATAATTCTAAAGAATCCAAAAAGCAGCCGTTACTGTCATTAAAAGAAAAACGTGCAGTTAAGCAATCAAAAAACGCACCTTCATCAGGTATCGTTTCTAAAGCTAAATAAAATTTATTTTTAAGTGATAACCATAAGAAATACCGAGCATAGCTCGGTATTTTTGTTTAGGTATTTTAAA encodes the following:
- a CDS encoding GNAT family N-acetyltransferase translates to MISRSLRFEQLTRDELYEILKLRVDVFVVEQNCPYPELDEKDRHPQTQHMVIQDRDGHLVAYCRILPPGLSYPQASIGRVVVASSHRGQGLAESLMQQALPKVLAYWPNAGVQIGAQEHLQKFYQRLGFISHSEVYLEDGIPHIDMLYQF